From Candidatus Manganitrophus morganii, the proteins below share one genomic window:
- a CDS encoding NmrA/HSCARG family protein translates to MAEGSILVTGATGQQGGIVARYLLQQGEKVRALTRHPAKADALKKLGAEVAAGDLTDKSSLKPALRGVQKVFLVTTPFEAGLEAEVRQGIEMVDAAKAAGVAHLVFSSVGSANKNTGIPHFETKRRVEQHLRESGLPATILRPVFFMENFTAPWMIPAIQQRKVVLPLAADRTLQMIALDDIGAFAAAAFIRPKEFLGQEIDLAGDALTMPEALGLLGKEIGVPIQYEPLPIDEAEERFGHDAAVMYRWFNEVGYSVDIPALEKCWAIPLTKFRELITTEAYQRRLQPKAA, encoded by the coding sequence ATGGCGGAAGGATCGATTCTTGTCACAGGGGCGACGGGGCAGCAGGGAGGGATTGTGGCACGGTATTTGTTGCAGCAGGGAGAAAAGGTCCGCGCGCTGACTCGGCACCCTGCCAAAGCCGATGCGTTGAAGAAGTTGGGGGCCGAGGTGGCGGCCGGCGATCTCACCGACAAGTCGTCGCTCAAGCCGGCTTTGCGGGGGGTCCAAAAGGTCTTCCTCGTTACGACCCCTTTTGAGGCGGGATTGGAAGCGGAGGTTCGGCAGGGGATCGAGATGGTGGATGCCGCCAAAGCGGCGGGGGTCGCCCATCTTGTCTTCAGCTCTGTCGGAAGCGCGAATAAAAATACCGGGATTCCTCATTTTGAGACGAAGCGACGGGTCGAGCAGCATCTCCGGGAGAGCGGTCTTCCGGCGACGATCCTCCGGCCGGTCTTCTTCATGGAGAACTTCACCGCTCCTTGGATGATTCCCGCGATTCAACAGAGAAAGGTGGTTCTTCCCCTCGCCGCCGACCGAACGCTCCAGATGATTGCGCTGGACGATATCGGCGCCTTCGCCGCGGCCGCCTTCATCCGGCCGAAGGAGTTCCTCGGGCAGGAGATCGATCTGGCCGGCGATGCGCTGACGATGCCGGAGGCGCTCGGACTTTTGGGCAAGGAAATCGGCGTGCCGATTCAGTATGAGCCCCTTCCGATCGATGAGGCGGAGGAGCGGTTCGGGCATGATGCGGCGGTGATGTATCGCTGGTTCAACGAAGTCGGCTACAGCGTCGACATCCCGGCGCTGGAGAAGTGCTGGGCGATCCCCCTGACCAAATTCAGAGAGCTGATCACGACCGAAGCGTATCAACGGCGACTTCAACCCAAGGCGGCTTGA
- a CDS encoding trypsin-like peptidase domain-containing protein, with translation MIETEEIVAAEHETTEDGTVREKDGKGPHPVAGAGNPAADPMERSDLELLDAYSRAVINVVDGVGPAVVSVMIGGSARGLKLEMTGAGSGVIFTPDGYILTNSHVVHTASRLEVMMTDGRQFGATLVGEDPSTDLAVIRIDAFGLPYASFGDSRSLRVGQLVIAIGNPLGFQSTVSTGVVSALGRSLRGVSGRLIEEIIQTDVPLNPGNSGGPLVDSRGRVIGVNTAIIRMAQGISFSVPIDTAKWVIPQLLRHGRVRRGLLAIGGQQRPLDRRLTRALHLNQSHAVEVISVEPGGPGARAGLREGDLILSINERIVMSVDDLHRFLAEWPIGDRAILAVLRGIERQRLEVVPAEAP, from the coding sequence ATGATTGAGACAGAAGAAATTGTCGCCGCCGAACATGAAACAACCGAGGATGGAACGGTGAGAGAGAAGGATGGAAAAGGGCCGCACCCTGTCGCCGGCGCCGGGAACCCGGCCGCCGATCCGATGGAGCGCTCCGATCTGGAGCTGCTCGATGCCTATTCGCGGGCGGTGATCAACGTCGTCGATGGGGTCGGACCCGCCGTGGTGAGCGTGATGATCGGCGGATCGGCGCGCGGACTGAAATTGGAGATGACCGGGGCCGGCTCCGGGGTGATCTTCACGCCGGACGGTTATATCTTGACCAACAGCCATGTGGTCCATACGGCAAGCCGGTTGGAGGTGATGATGACCGACGGCCGTCAATTTGGGGCGACCCTTGTCGGCGAGGACCCCTCGACCGATCTGGCGGTGATCCGGATCGATGCCTTCGGCCTCCCTTATGCCTCTTTCGGCGACTCCCGTTCGCTGCGGGTTGGCCAGCTTGTCATCGCCATCGGGAACCCATTGGGATTCCAATCGACCGTTTCGACCGGGGTTGTCAGCGCCCTGGGAAGATCGTTGCGCGGCGTGAGCGGGCGTTTAATTGAAGAGATCATCCAGACCGACGTTCCGCTCAATCCGGGCAATTCCGGCGGACCGCTGGTCGATTCGCGCGGCCGTGTGATCGGGGTCAATACCGCGATCATCCGGATGGCGCAGGGGATCAGTTTTTCCGTCCCGATCGACACTGCGAAGTGGGTCATCCCGCAGCTGCTCCGGCACGGCCGCGTCCGGCGCGGCCTCCTGGCGATCGGCGGCCAGCAACGACCGCTGGACCGACGGCTGACACGGGCCCTCCACTTAAATCAGTCCCATGCCGTGGAGGTGATCTCCGTGGAGCCGGGCGGACCGGGCGCGCGGGCCGGCCTTCGCGAAGGGGATCTGATTCTTTCGATCAACGAGCGGATCGTCATGAGTGTCGATGATCTCCACCGATTTCTGGCGGAGTGGCCGATCGGCGACAGGGCGATCCTGGCGGTTCTGCGCGGGATCGAGCGGCAGCGGCTGGAGGTGGTTCCGGCGGAAGCGCCTTAA
- a CDS encoding pirin family protein codes for MIRTNIDIRRSKERFQTEIPWLESRHSFSFGHHYDPKNTHHGLLLVNNDDIVRPGTGFQTHPHQDMEIVTWVLDGELEHKDTLGNAGIIYPGLAQRMSAGRGIWHSEMNPSGDKEVHLVQMWVFPDTEAIDPSYEQLDINRELDRGGLVPIASGKGHQAAIQIRQKGAVLWGGRLKPGESVRLPEAPYLHLFVPKGAVALEGAGRLEKGDAVRLTAAGTPAVTADPASGAELLIWEMNPQSAP; via the coding sequence ATGATTCGAACGAACATCGATATTCGACGGAGCAAAGAGCGGTTTCAGACCGAGATCCCCTGGCTGGAGTCTCGCCACAGCTTCAGCTTCGGCCATCATTACGATCCGAAGAACACCCACCATGGGCTGCTCTTGGTCAATAACGACGACATCGTCCGGCCCGGCACCGGCTTTCAGACCCATCCGCATCAGGACATGGAGATCGTTACCTGGGTGCTCGACGGGGAATTGGAACACAAAGACACCCTCGGAAATGCCGGGATCATCTATCCGGGGCTGGCGCAGCGGATGAGCGCGGGGCGGGGGATTTGGCACTCGGAGATGAACCCGAGCGGCGATAAAGAAGTCCATCTTGTTCAGATGTGGGTTTTTCCCGACACCGAAGCGATCGATCCATCGTATGAACAGCTCGACATCAATCGCGAGCTCGATCGCGGCGGGCTGGTCCCGATCGCATCTGGAAAAGGACATCAGGCGGCCATTCAGATCCGCCAAAAGGGAGCGGTCCTCTGGGGAGGGAGGCTCAAACCGGGAGAGTCGGTCCGCCTTCCGGAGGCCCCCTATCTTCACCTCTTTGTTCCAAAGGGAGCGGTTGCGTTGGAAGGGGCGGGGAGGCTCGAAAAAGGGGATGCGGTCCGGCTGACCGCCGCCGGGACACCCGCCGTCACGGCCGATCCAGCCTCCGGCGCGGAGCTCTTGATCTGGGAGATGAACCCGCAAAGCGCGCCGTAA
- a CDS encoding EAL domain-containing protein, translating to MGSPLRVLFIEDSEEDKMLLVREMERGGYRVNSERVDTESALRAALRKQSWDLVITDYNMPHFSAPGVLAVLKESGIDLPCIIVTGSQGEETAVATMKAGAHDFILKGNLSRLVPAVAREMKEAELRQEQKRTERAVQHLAYYDTLTDLPNRTLLQDRLQQAILAAKRDKKTLALLVMDLDRFKEINNILGHHYGDLVLQQVGPRLREVLRESDTVARLGGDEFAVLLLSIGLDGAILTAEKILRYFLTPFVVDCLSLEVGTSIGISLFPDHGDDANTLLRRADMAMYEAKQQSTGYAVYSPQHERHNSSHLILMGDLRHAIDRNELFLQYQPKIDLRNRSIIGVEALVRWQHPSRGTVPPDQFIPLSEQGGLIKPLTLWVLKAALSQCHAWHQAGLKLSVAVNLSARNLQDSQLPDQVARLLQAYDLGPGWLHLEITESVIMADPTRAMEILNQLSKMEVHLSIDDFGTGYSSLGYLKKLPVDEIKIDKSFVKEMAVEKDDAMIVRSTIDLAHNLGLKVVAEGIETQEIYDRLVALGCDAAQGYYISRPVSPADLLGWVADSPWASKKSASEDELQIT from the coding sequence ATGGGAAGCCCCCTCCGTGTCTTGTTTATCGAGGACTCGGAAGAAGACAAAATGCTCTTGGTGCGCGAGATGGAACGCGGCGGGTACCGTGTCAACTCCGAGCGGGTCGACACGGAGTCCGCCCTGCGCGCCGCCCTCCGAAAACAGAGCTGGGACCTCGTCATCACCGATTACAACATGCCCCACTTCAGCGCGCCGGGCGTTCTGGCCGTTTTGAAAGAGAGCGGAATCGATCTTCCTTGTATTATCGTGACCGGCTCCCAGGGGGAAGAGACCGCCGTGGCGACGATGAAGGCGGGCGCCCATGACTTCATCCTGAAAGGAAATTTGTCGCGGCTGGTTCCCGCGGTGGCGCGGGAAATGAAAGAGGCAGAGCTGCGGCAGGAACAGAAACGGACCGAGCGGGCCGTCCAGCATCTGGCCTACTACGATACCTTGACCGACCTCCCCAACCGAACCCTCCTTCAGGACCGCCTCCAGCAGGCGATCCTCGCGGCGAAGCGTGACAAAAAGACACTCGCCCTTCTCGTCATGGATCTCGACCGGTTTAAAGAGATCAATAACATCCTGGGCCATCATTACGGCGACCTGGTGCTGCAGCAGGTGGGGCCCCGCCTGCGCGAGGTCCTTCGTGAATCGGATACGGTCGCCCGGCTGGGAGGAGATGAATTCGCCGTCCTTTTGCTCTCGATCGGCCTCGACGGGGCGATCCTGACCGCGGAAAAGATTTTGAGATATTTTTTAACCCCGTTCGTTGTCGACTGCCTGTCGCTCGAAGTGGGGACCAGCATCGGAATTTCCCTCTTCCCGGATCATGGCGACGATGCCAATACGCTCCTGCGCCGGGCCGACATGGCGATGTACGAAGCAAAACAGCAAAGCACGGGATATGCCGTCTATTCCCCGCAGCACGAGCGGCACAATTCCAGCCATCTGATCTTGATGGGGGACCTGCGCCATGCCATCGATCGAAACGAGCTTTTTCTGCAATACCAGCCGAAGATCGACCTTCGGAACCGGTCGATCATCGGGGTGGAGGCGTTGGTCCGATGGCAACATCCCTCCCGCGGAACCGTCCCTCCCGATCAATTCATTCCCCTTTCGGAGCAGGGAGGGCTGATCAAACCGCTCACCCTCTGGGTCCTCAAGGCGGCGCTCTCGCAGTGTCATGCCTGGCACCAAGCCGGATTGAAGTTATCGGTCGCGGTCAACCTTTCCGCCCGGAATCTGCAAGATTCCCAACTCCCCGATCAGGTCGCGCGCCTGCTCCAAGCATACGACCTCGGACCGGGATGGCTCCATCTTGAGATCACCGAAAGCGTCATCATGGCCGATCCGACCCGAGCGATGGAAATTTTGAATCAGCTGAGCAAGATGGAGGTCCATCTTTCCATCGATGACTTCGGAACCGGCTACTCGTCGTTGGGGTACCTCAAAAAGCTTCCGGTCGATGAGATCAAGATCGATAAGTCGTTCGTGAAAGAGATGGCGGTCGAAAAAGACGATGCGATGATCGTCCGATCGACCATCGATCTCGCCCACAATCTCGGTCTGAAGGTTGTCGCAGAGGGGATTGAGACGCAGGAAATTTACGACCGGCTGGTCGCCTTGGGGTGTGATGCGGCGCAGGGTTATTACATCAGCCGGCCGGTCTCGCCGGCCGATCTCCTCGGCTGGGTTGCCGACTCCCCCTGGGCAAGCAAGAAGAGCGCTTCAGAAGATGAATTGCAAATCACTTAA